Proteins from a genomic interval of Bacillota bacterium:
- a CDS encoding tRNA threonylcarbamoyladenosine dehydratase, translating into MADVFTRTRRLIGDEGLALLGRSRVVVIGLGGVGSFATEALARAGIGHFVLIDFDDVDITNVNRQLHAFPDTVGLSKVELMRERVLRINPQADVIALKRFVSGDDAGEILAEPCDYVVDACDTVSVKVAFAVCCARLGVPIISSMGAGNRLDPTRFRVADISRTHTCPLARAVRQGLRRAGVASGLTVVFSDEKPRRGEDGAGGGGGEGPGGPGSISFVPPVAGLILAGVVVNDLLRFHGLEGADLRDGRG; encoded by the coding sequence ATGGCCGATGTCTTCACTAGAACAAGACGCCTGATAGGGGATGAAGGCCTGGCTCTGCTGGGGCGGAGCAGGGTCGTTGTAATTGGCCTCGGGGGTGTGGGTTCGTTTGCAACCGAGGCTCTTGCTCGTGCGGGCATTGGCCATTTCGTGCTCATCGATTTCGATGACGTGGACATCACCAATGTAAACCGGCAGCTTCACGCCTTCCCGGATACCGTGGGACTTTCAAAGGTTGAACTGATGAGGGAGAGGGTCCTTCGCATCAACCCGCAGGCTGATGTGATCGCGTTGAAGAGATTTGTCTCGGGGGATGATGCCGGTGAGATCCTGGCGGAGCCCTGCGACTACGTGGTCGATGCGTGCGATACCGTGTCCGTGAAGGTCGCGTTTGCGGTGTGCTGTGCCAGGCTCGGGGTGCCGATCATCTCCTCGATGGGGGCGGGCAACAGGCTCGACCCCACCAGATTTCGCGTCGCCGATATATCCAGGACTCATACGTGCCCGCTGGCAAGGGCCGTGCGACAGGGGCTGAGGCGGGCCGGTGTCGCCTCCGGTCTCACGGTGGTTTTCTCGGATGAGAAGCCACGCAGGGGCGAGGACGGCGCAGGGGGCGGCGGAGGCGAGGGCCCGGGCGGCCCGGGCAGCATTTCATTTGTCCCCCCGGTCGCCGGGTTGATCCTCGCCGGGGTTGTCGTGAACGACCTCCTGCGATTTCACGGCCTCGAAGGAGCTGATCTCAGGGATGGCCGAGGCTAA